Proteins encoded in a region of the Flavobacterium sp. PMTSA4 genome:
- a CDS encoding toxin-antitoxin system YwqK family antitoxin has protein sequence MKKTMILAAVLLTGFAFAQEAKPFLEQKDDLVKATYYYANGQVQQEGFFKDGKLTGQWVSYDENGNKKSIGEYINGEKTGKWFFWNDKSLSEVDYSKSKIENIKAWTQQALVNRN, from the coding sequence ATGAAAAAGACAATGATTTTAGCAGCAGTATTACTTACAGGATTTGCTTTTGCCCAAGAAGCTAAACCTTTTTTAGAGCAAAAAGACGACCTAGTTAAAGCAACATATTATTATGCAAACGGACAAGTTCAACAAGAAGGCTTTTTTAAAGATGGAAAGTTGACAGGTCAATGGGTTTCTTATGATGAAAATGGAAACAAGAAATCAATAGGTGAATACATCAATGGTGAAAAAACTGGAAAATGGTTTTTTTGGAATGACAAATCACTTAGTGAAGTAGATTATTCTAAAAGTAAAATAGAAAATATTAAAGCTTGGACACAACAAGCATTAGTGAACAGAAATTAA
- a CDS encoding TetR/AcrR family transcriptional regulator: MKESIILKSCDMFLTHGFKSITMDEIASEMGISKKTIYQHFSNKSALVEEVSSYLFETISCGIDQIYEQDANPIEELFLIRDFVLKNLKDESASPFHQLQKFYPKIHKSLMGKQFEKMKDCVVNNINKGIEQEFFRKNLNADLIVRFYYAGMSSLKDVELFDPHQFSTKLVQTEYLEYHLRGICTEKGIKKLEELITKYNF; encoded by the coding sequence ATGAAAGAAAGTATTATTTTAAAATCATGCGATATGTTTTTGACTCATGGCTTCAAAAGCATAACAATGGATGAAATTGCTTCAGAAATGGGAATTTCTAAAAAAACTATATATCAACATTTTTCAAACAAAAGCGCATTGGTTGAAGAAGTTAGTTCCTATCTTTTTGAAACTATTTCCTGTGGTATTGATCAAATTTATGAACAAGATGCTAACCCAATTGAAGAACTTTTTTTGATTAGAGATTTTGTACTTAAAAATCTTAAAGACGAAAGTGCTTCTCCTTTTCATCAGTTGCAAAAATTCTATCCTAAAATTCATAAATCGTTGATGGGAAAACAATTTGAAAAAATGAAAGATTGTGTGGTAAACAATATCAACAAAGGAATTGAACAAGAATTTTTTAGAAAAAATTTAAATGCTGATTTAATAGTAAGATTTTATTATGCGGGAATGTCTAGTTTAAAAGATGTTGAACTATTTGACCCACATCAATTTAGCACAAAACTAGTTCAAACAGAATATTTAGAATATCATTTGCGTGGAATTTGTACTGAAAAAGGAATAAAAAAATTAGAAGAATTAATAACCAAATACAATTTTTAA
- a CDS encoding polyprenyl synthetase family protein → MQSVKYYQEIISNHFKQLTLLKDPTNLYEPIQYIISLGGKRLRPVLTLMAAEVFDVDSKKALSAATAVEVFHNFSLIHDDIMDDAPLRRGNETVHEKWNINTGILSGDAMLILAYQYFEDYEPKIFQELAKLFSKTALEVCEGQQYDVDFEQRDDVTIPEYLKMIEYKTAVLVGAAMKMGAIVAQTSEENKNLIYDFGLNLGLAFQLQDDYLDAFGNPETFGKQVGGDIIENKKTYLYLKAMEFSNSVEKEQLMHLFSIQPNDNTDKINSVKQIFNATGSSEATQKAIHDYTFKAFETLDKMDISNDKKLLLRTFGEKLMNRDV, encoded by the coding sequence ATGCAGTCGGTAAAGTATTATCAAGAAATCATTTCAAATCATTTCAAACAATTAACATTGTTAAAAGATCCAACGAATCTTTATGAACCAATACAGTATATTATTTCGTTGGGAGGAAAAAGATTGCGACCAGTTTTAACTTTAATGGCAGCAGAAGTTTTTGATGTTGATAGTAAAAAAGCACTTTCGGCAGCTACTGCAGTTGAGGTTTTTCATAATTTTTCGCTAATACACGATGATATAATGGATGATGCGCCACTGAGAAGAGGAAATGAAACCGTTCATGAAAAATGGAATATAAACACCGGAATTCTGTCTGGTGATGCAATGTTGATTTTAGCCTATCAATATTTTGAAGATTACGAGCCAAAAATATTTCAAGAATTAGCAAAATTATTCAGCAAAACTGCACTTGAAGTTTGCGAAGGACAACAATATGATGTTGATTTTGAACAACGCGATGATGTTACTATTCCTGAATATTTAAAAATGATTGAATATAAAACGGCAGTTTTGGTAGGTGCAGCCATGAAAATGGGTGCAATTGTTGCTCAAACATCCGAAGAAAATAAAAATTTAATTTACGATTTTGGGTTAAACCTTGGGTTAGCATTTCAATTGCAAGATGATTATTTAGATGCTTTTGGAAATCCTGAAACATTTGGAAAACAAGTTGGCGGCGATATTATTGAGAATAAAAAAACCTATTTGTATTTAAAGGCAATGGAATTTTCAAATTCAGTTGAAAAAGAACAATTGATGCATTTGTTTTCCATTCAACCTAATGATAATACGGATAAAATAAATTCGGTAAAACAAATTTTCAATGCTACTGGTTCAAGTGAAGCAACTCAAAAGGCTATTCATGATTATACTTTTAAAGCCTTCGAAACCTTAGATAAAATGGATATTAGTAATGATAAAAAATTACTTTTAAGAACATTTGGCGAAAAATTAATGAATCGCGATGTCTAG
- a CDS encoding efflux RND transporter periplasmic adaptor subunit, which yields MKKIITLTLASILLLSCGGNENNQSVDALINSKNVKALQDKKTALQSDIAKIEEALAKLDVKTEEALVAVATVKDTLFTHYLEIQGSVDTKENILVQPEFNGTLTSLTVKAGDRVSKGQILGRVDDAGMSQQLASLENQYELAKTTFERQKNLWDKKIGSEIQYLQAQTQMVSAQKGVAQMKSQLAKTIIRAPFNGVIDEVFVEKGQVVAPSQQGLMRIVNLNNMYVSTTVPESYIGKLKVGDQVDVFLTSLNKTYKGKVRQVGSYINPSNRSFGIEVGLPNPDNLLRPNQVAKLKIIDYVNKDAIVVPTSVVQHDGNGVEYVYTVDNSNGKTGIAKKTKVSTGKSSDNYTEILSGLSSNDIIVTDGVSTISEGMKLNF from the coding sequence ATGAAAAAAATAATTACCCTAACATTAGCATCCATTTTACTACTTTCTTGTGGTGGAAATGAAAACAATCAAAGTGTTGATGCTTTAATAAATTCAAAGAATGTAAAAGCACTTCAAGACAAAAAAACTGCTTTACAATCTGATATTGCTAAAATTGAAGAAGCTTTAGCAAAACTTGATGTTAAAACTGAAGAAGCTTTAGTTGCTGTTGCAACCGTAAAAGATACTTTGTTTACTCATTATTTAGAGATTCAAGGAAGTGTTGATACTAAAGAAAACATTCTTGTTCAACCTGAGTTTAATGGAACTTTAACCTCTTTAACTGTAAAAGCTGGCGACAGAGTTTCAAAAGGACAAATTCTTGGTCGTGTTGATGATGCTGGAATGAGTCAACAATTGGCAAGTTTAGAAAACCAATATGAATTGGCTAAAACTACTTTTGAAAGACAAAAAAATCTTTGGGACAAAAAAATTGGTTCAGAAATTCAATACTTACAAGCTCAAACACAAATGGTTTCTGCACAAAAAGGTGTTGCTCAAATGAAATCTCAATTAGCAAAAACAATCATTCGCGCTCCATTTAATGGTGTAATTGATGAAGTTTTTGTAGAAAAAGGACAAGTTGTTGCTCCAAGCCAACAAGGATTAATGCGAATTGTAAACTTGAACAACATGTATGTTTCAACCACAGTTCCTGAAAGTTATATTGGAAAATTAAAAGTTGGTGATCAAGTTGATGTATTCTTGACTTCATTAAACAAAACTTATAAAGGAAAAGTTCGTCAAGTAGGAAGTTATATTAACCCAAGCAACAGAAGTTTTGGTATCGAAGTTGGACTTCCAAATCCTGATAATTTATTACGTCCAAATCAAGTAGCGAAACTAAAAATTATTGATTATGTAAATAAAGATGCTATAGTAGTTCCAACAAGCGTAGTTCAGCATGATGGTAATGGTGTTGAATATGTTTATACAGTTGACAATAGCAATGGTAAAACTGGTATTGCAAAGAAAACTAAAGTATCAACAGGAAAATCATCTGATAATTATACTGAAATTCTAAGTGGTTTATCTTCAAATGACATCATTGTAACTGATGGTGTTAGTACAATTTCAGAAGGAATGAAACTAAATTTCTAA
- a CDS encoding TlpA family protein disulfide reductase yields MKKIVSSLLFVLMATFSFAQETMTFEAKIINKNGDILFIKDNRIIIKEIKVDEKGNFKATFPVKEGMYQLFDGAEYAQLFLKNGYNLKMTMDASMFDETIKFEGKGSKENNFLAQSAMEEEKYPYQEVLTMDSEGFKKALDEKKTNDFKKLESAGLDAKFVELQKKNIEMNLMGLSQYYTQISANKKLNNTQSPNFDYENHAGGKTSLESLKGKYVYIDVWATWCGPCRAEIPSLKALEESMHGKNIEFVSISVDVQKDYEKWKSFVTEKSLGGKQLYADNNWNSDFIKAFGINSIPRFILIDPTGKVIDADALRPSSPKLKEQLEGFLK; encoded by the coding sequence ATGAAAAAAATTGTTAGTTCGTTACTATTTGTTTTAATGGCAACTTTTTCTTTTGCACAAGAAACAATGACTTTTGAAGCAAAGATTATAAACAAGAATGGAGATATTTTATTTATAAAAGACAACAGAATAATCATAAAAGAAATAAAAGTTGACGAAAAAGGAAATTTTAAAGCTACTTTTCCAGTAAAAGAAGGAATGTATCAATTATTTGATGGAGCAGAATATGCTCAGTTATTTTTAAAAAATGGTTATAACTTAAAAATGACAATGGATGCATCAATGTTTGATGAAACTATAAAATTTGAAGGTAAAGGTTCAAAAGAGAACAATTTTTTAGCTCAATCTGCTATGGAAGAGGAAAAATATCCATATCAAGAAGTATTGACAATGGATAGCGAAGGGTTTAAAAAAGCTCTTGATGAGAAAAAAACAAATGATTTTAAAAAACTTGAATCTGCAGGATTGGATGCAAAATTTGTTGAGCTTCAGAAGAAAAATATTGAAATGAATTTAATGGGATTATCTCAATATTATACTCAAATTTCTGCTAACAAGAAACTGAACAATACACAATCACCAAATTTTGATTATGAAAATCATGCTGGAGGAAAAACTTCTTTAGAAAGTTTGAAAGGGAAGTATGTTTATATTGATGTTTGGGCAACTTGGTGCGGACCATGTAGAGCTGAAATTCCATCTCTAAAAGCTTTAGAGGAAAGTATGCATGGAAAAAACATCGAATTTGTTAGTATTTCTGTTGATGTTCAAAAAGATTATGAAAAATGGAAATCTTTTGTAACTGAAAAATCACTTGGCGGTAAACAATTATATGCAGATAATAACTGGAACTCTGATTTTATAAAAGCGTTTGGAATAAATTCTATTCCTCGATTTATTTTAATTGATCCAACAGGAAAAGTTATTGATGCTGATGCTTTAAGACCATCAAGTCCAAAGTTAAAAGAACAATTAGAAGGATTTTTAAAATAA
- a CDS encoding TolC family protein — translation MKNKLLLILISFVSFAQAQDQKQSYSLSLQQAIEHALQNNYSAINADRDIEAAKKKKWETTTIGLPQITGSASYLYNIDFTQQGVSGNAFNPAGNPDDIALFAFGTKNSMNSNLTLSQLIFDGSYLVGLQSAKTYLKISENAKVKTNQELREIVISTYGNVLLAKESVAILEKNKTVLTKTVNDTKEIYKNGFTEEENVEQLQLTLASLESSLSYSKRMETIATNMLKLVLGIELENDLKLTDNLDTLTQKNLDLAILQEQFNVTNNIDYQIGENSQEASRLMVLYEKSKALPSLGAALNFGYNSFSNDFTFFNSDQKWNRFSNVGVSLNVPIFSSFGRTAKTQQAKIAFEQSKTQLKETEQKLKLQFQEARSNYEYSLEQYATAKNSLSLAERIEGKQQIKFREGLSSSFDFTEAQQQLYSRQQDYLKSMVEVVNKKATLDKLLNKN, via the coding sequence ATGAAAAATAAACTACTCTTAATCTTGATAAGTTTTGTCAGTTTTGCTCAAGCGCAAGACCAAAAACAAAGCTATTCATTGAGTTTGCAACAAGCCATTGAGCATGCGTTGCAAAATAATTATTCAGCTATAAATGCTGATAGAGATATTGAAGCCGCCAAAAAGAAAAAATGGGAAACCACTACAATAGGTTTGCCTCAAATTACTGGAAGTGCTTCTTATTTGTATAATATAGATTTTACGCAACAAGGTGTTTCAGGGAATGCTTTTAATCCAGCTGGAAATCCTGATGACATTGCGCTTTTTGCTTTTGGAACAAAAAACTCTATGAATTCTAATTTAACATTGAGTCAATTGATTTTTGATGGTTCGTATTTGGTTGGTTTACAATCGGCCAAAACGTATTTGAAAATATCTGAAAATGCGAAAGTAAAAACCAATCAAGAGTTACGAGAAATTGTAATTAGCACTTATGGAAATGTTTTATTGGCTAAGGAAAGTGTTGCTATTTTAGAAAAAAACAAAACAGTTTTAACTAAAACAGTTAACGACACTAAAGAAATTTACAAAAATGGATTTACTGAAGAGGAAAATGTAGAACAACTTCAATTGACTTTAGCTTCGTTAGAAAGTTCGCTTTCTTATTCTAAAAGAATGGAAACTATTGCAACTAACATGTTGAAATTAGTTTTAGGAATTGAACTAGAAAATGATTTAAAACTTACGGATAACTTAGATACGTTGACTCAAAAAAATCTTGACTTAGCAATCCTACAAGAACAATTTAATGTAACTAATAATATCGATTATCAAATTGGCGAAAATTCTCAAGAAGCAAGCAGATTGATGGTTTTATACGAAAAAAGCAAAGCATTACCATCACTTGGAGCGGCTTTAAACTTTGGTTACAATTCGTTTTCAAACGACTTTACATTCTTTAATTCGGACCAAAAATGGAATCGTTTTTCAAATGTTGGTGTAAGTTTAAATGTTCCTATTTTCAGCAGTTTTGGAAGAACAGCTAAAACGCAACAAGCAAAAATTGCATTTGAACAATCTAAAACTCAATTAAAAGAAACCGAACAAAAATTAAAACTTCAATTTCAAGAAGCTAGAAGTAATTACGAATACAGTTTAGAACAATATGCAACGGCTAAAAATAGTTTGAGTTTAGCAGAACGCATTGAAGGTAAACAACAAATAAAATTCCGCGAAGGACTTTCTTCTAGTTTCGATTTTACTGAAGCGCAACAACAATTATATAGCAGACAACAAGACTATTTGAAATCAATGGTTGAAGTAGTTAATAAAAAAGCAACTCTAGATAAACTTTTAAATAAAAACTAA
- a CDS encoding efflux RND transporter permease subunit gives MSHQNKEFSISSWAIDNRVTVYIFTFLIVVTGLIAYVTMPREDFPEIIENKVYISSVFPGNSAEDVEKLIIKPLEKEIKNISNVEKVTASSFQDYGMIIVEFGDKVTIEEAKTKIKDKVDIVKADTDWPNLDNGSKVEPSVFELNISEEVPILNINLKGNYTTQQLKKYGEKLEDDIEEIPEVKQVDILGVDDKEVEIAIDIFKMTAAQVSFDDIQNAIKYENMTLSGGNLISQGSRNNIRIVGEIKDPKELENVIVKSFGGTVYLKDIAKVSFKEKEKTTYARESGKEVVMLNVKKRSNQNMISAIEQVKEKIKSAQENYLPKDLSIELTNDQSSRVEHQVDELSNHIIFGIVLVMIVLMFTMGLRNSLFVGAAIPLSMLMAFTILNAFGLTLNTMVLFGLVMGLGMLVDDGIVVVDNVFANMKKGMPRVKASKIGIGEIAWPVISSTATTLMAFLPFALWPGTMGKFMIYFPMTLSVTLGASLFVAMIVNAAMTGGSMDIEDRNVTKKSAKLYSIIFAVVAIIFIIIGNVNDSKLARAIGHLAVISLGLMWLYKIKLYQWTQDFQHSFFPRMEEKYKRFLAKVLTGRNAWFALATIIGMLFLSFILLGIFPRKVLFFPDNIPNQVIAYVEYPQGTDIEKTNKATLFVEDQVIDIMKKYIDPKTNDNFLAESIVSQVGVGAGNPNVDAGSASETPFKGKVTINFSEFKFRRGINTADVLEEIRGRVKGIAGAKVTVEKDYNGPPAGYPISIQLTGSDYDQMIAQADKIIDYIDSKKIPGIEKLNVDVNKQSPELEVMVDRVSAGSVGVTTGQLGFNLRRSVYGQEISTYKEGDDDYNITMRLQEDQRKNENILFNQSITFRNQNNGQIVQVPISAVSETEKKFTYNQIKRKNYKRILTVYSNVITGYNGDEITKQIETELKGYQLPKGITYSFSGVQEEQGKNQSFLMYALFLAMAGITIIIVLQFNSVSKTIVILFTVLLSFSGVFYGYVIANMDFVVLMTMMGIISLAGIVVKNGIVLMDFFVLLLDEKVRLKGVETHDDLSLDEIKEVIIESGKSRLRPVLLTALTAVLGLIPLAIGLNFDFFGLVTDLNPHLYMGGDNVIFWSPLAWTIIFGLTYATVLTLVMVPVMFFLVKRTKHWLRDRRLRNA, from the coding sequence ATGTCACATCAAAATAAAGAATTCAGTATATCCAGTTGGGCAATAGACAACCGAGTTACGGTTTATATTTTTACCTTTCTGATTGTTGTTACAGGGTTGATTGCCTATGTAACAATGCCGCGTGAAGATTTTCCAGAAATTATTGAAAACAAAGTATACATTTCTTCTGTTTTCCCAGGAAATTCAGCCGAAGACGTTGAAAAATTAATTATAAAACCTCTTGAAAAAGAAATCAAAAACATCAGTAATGTCGAAAAAGTTACTGCAAGTTCTTTTCAGGATTATGGAATGATAATCGTTGAGTTTGGTGACAAAGTAACCATTGAAGAAGCTAAAACTAAAATCAAAGACAAAGTTGATATTGTAAAAGCCGATACCGATTGGCCAAATTTAGATAACGGCAGCAAAGTTGAACCAAGTGTTTTTGAGCTTAACATTTCAGAAGAAGTTCCAATTTTAAATATAAATCTTAAAGGAAATTACACTACACAACAACTTAAAAAATATGGTGAAAAACTAGAAGATGATATTGAAGAAATACCTGAAGTAAAACAAGTTGACATTTTAGGTGTTGATGACAAAGAAGTAGAAATTGCCATCGATATTTTCAAAATGACAGCTGCTCAAGTTTCATTTGATGATATTCAAAATGCCATCAAATATGAAAACATGACACTTTCTGGCGGAAATTTAATTTCTCAAGGTTCAAGAAACAACATTAGAATTGTTGGTGAAATTAAAGATCCAAAAGAATTAGAAAATGTAATTGTAAAATCTTTTGGTGGAACAGTTTACTTAAAAGACATCGCCAAAGTAAGTTTCAAAGAAAAAGAAAAAACAACTTATGCTCGCGAAAGCGGAAAAGAAGTTGTGATGTTGAATGTTAAAAAACGTTCAAACCAAAACATGATTTCTGCTATTGAGCAAGTAAAAGAAAAAATAAAATCAGCTCAAGAAAATTATTTACCAAAAGATTTATCTATTGAATTAACCAACGATCAATCATCAAGAGTTGAACATCAGGTAGATGAACTTTCAAACCACATTATTTTTGGTATTGTGTTGGTAATGATTGTTCTGATGTTTACCATGGGATTAAGAAACTCATTGTTTGTTGGAGCAGCAATTCCTTTGTCGATGTTGATGGCATTTACCATTTTGAATGCTTTTGGATTAACGCTTAACACAATGGTTCTTTTTGGATTAGTTATGGGATTAGGTATGTTGGTTGACGACGGAATTGTGGTGGTTGACAACGTTTTTGCAAACATGAAAAAAGGAATGCCCAGAGTAAAAGCTTCAAAAATTGGAATTGGAGAAATTGCTTGGCCAGTAATTTCATCAACTGCAACAACTTTAATGGCTTTTTTACCATTTGCACTTTGGCCTGGAACAATGGGTAAATTCATGATTTATTTCCCAATGACTTTATCGGTTACACTTGGTGCTTCGTTATTCGTTGCAATGATTGTAAACGCAGCTATGACTGGTGGTTCAATGGATATTGAAGATAGAAACGTAACCAAAAAATCGGCAAAATTATACTCTATTATTTTTGCTGTAGTTGCAATTATTTTCATCATTATTGGAAACGTTAACGATTCAAAATTAGCGAGAGCAATTGGACATTTAGCCGTTATTTCATTAGGTTTAATGTGGTTGTACAAAATTAAATTATACCAATGGACACAAGACTTTCAACATAGTTTCTTTCCAAGAATGGAAGAAAAATACAAGCGCTTTTTAGCTAAAGTTTTAACAGGTCGAAATGCTTGGTTTGCCTTAGCAACAATTATCGGAATGTTATTTTTATCATTCATTTTACTTGGAATTTTCCCTAGAAAAGTATTGTTTTTCCCAGATAACATTCCAAATCAAGTAATTGCTTATGTAGAATATCCTCAAGGAACTGATATTGAAAAAACGAATAAAGCAACATTATTTGTAGAAGATCAAGTGATTGATATTATGAAAAAATATATCGATCCAAAAACTAATGATAACTTCTTAGCTGAAAGTATTGTTTCTCAAGTTGGTGTTGGAGCTGGAAATCCTAATGTTGATGCTGGTTCGGCTTCAGAAACTCCATTTAAAGGAAAAGTTACCATCAATTTTTCAGAGTTTAAGTTTCGTAGAGGAATAAATACCGCTGATGTTTTAGAGGAAATTCGCGGAAGAGTTAAAGGAATTGCTGGTGCAAAAGTAACTGTTGAAAAAGATTATAATGGTCCGCCAGCTGGTTATCCTATTAGTATTCAATTAACAGGTTCTGATTATGATCAAATGATTGCGCAAGCAGACAAAATTATTGATTACATTGACAGTAAAAAAATACCTGGAATTGAAAAACTAAACGTTGACGTTAACAAACAAAGTCCTGAATTAGAAGTAATGGTTGATAGAGTAAGTGCTGGAAGTGTTGGCGTTACTACTGGACAATTAGGATTCAATTTACGTCGTTCGGTTTATGGTCAAGAAATTTCAACTTATAAAGAAGGTGATGATGACTATAACATTACAATGCGTTTACAAGAAGATCAACGCAAAAACGAAAACATTCTTTTCAATCAATCAATTACTTTTAGAAACCAAAATAATGGACAAATTGTTCAAGTGCCAATTTCGGCTGTTTCAGAAACAGAAAAGAAATTTACTTATAATCAAATAAAAAGAAAGAATTACAAAAGAATTCTAACGGTTTATTCAAATGTAATTACAGGTTATAATGGTGATGAAATTACAAAACAAATTGAAACTGAATTAAAAGGTTATCAATTACCAAAAGGAATTACGTATTCGTTCTCTGGAGTTCAAGAAGAACAAGGGAAAAATCAAAGTTTCTTGATGTATGCTTTATTCCTTGCTATGGCTGGAATTACAATTATTATTGTATTACAATTTAATTCTGTTTCTAAAACTATTGTAATTTTATTTACTGTATTACTAAGTTTCAGTGGAGTTTTCTATGGTTATGTAATTGCTAATATGGATTTCGTTGTCCTTATGACAATGATGGGAATTATTTCATTAGCAGGAATTGTAGTGAAAAATGGAATCGTATTAATGGATTTCTTTGTATTACTTTTAGATGAAAAAGTGAGACTTAAAGGTGTTGAAACTCATGATGATTTATCACTAGATGAAATTAAAGAAGTAATTATAGAAAGTGGAAAATCACGTTTAAGACCAGTGTTATTGACTGCATTAACAGCCGTACTTGGATTAATTCCTTTAGCAATTGGTTTAAACTTTGACTTCTTTGGTTTGGTAACTGATTTGAATCCACATTTATATATGGGTGGAGACAATGTTATTTTCTGGTCGCCATTAGCTTGGACTATTATTTTCGGATTAACATATGCTACAGTTTTAACTCTAGTAATGGTTCCAGTAATGTTCTTCTTGGTAAAAAGAACAAAACATTGGCTTAGAGATAGACGTTTAAGAAATGCCTAA